Proteins found in one Kwoniella bestiolae CBS 10118 chromosome 1, complete sequence genomic segment:
- a CDS encoding 40S ribosomal protein uS11: MAPKKVRAPQEQAAVNLGPNAAEGENVFGVAHIFASFNDTFVHVTDLSGKETISRVTGGMKVKADRDESSPYAAMLAAQDVAAKCKEVGITALHVKLRATGGTGTKQPGPGGQAALRALARAGMKIGRIEDVTPIPSDSTRRKGGRRGRRL; this comes from the exons ATGGCTCCCAAGAAAGTTAGAGCTCCTCAAGAGCAAGCTGCTGTCAACCTCGGCCCCAACGCCGCTGAGGGTGAGAACGTCTTTGGTGTTGCTCACATCTTTGCTTC CTTCAACGACACTTTCGTCCACGTTACCGATCTCTCTGGAAAGGAAACTATCTCCAGAGTTACTGGTGGTATGAAAGTCAAGGCTGATCGAGATGAATCatct CCCTACGCCGCGATGTTGGCCGCCCAAGACGTAGCCGCCAAATGCAAAGAAGTAGGAATCACCGCCCTCCACGTCAAGCTCAGAGCCACCGGTGGTACCGGTACCAAGCAACCCGGTCCAGGTGGTCAGGCCGCCCTCAGAGCCCTCGCCCGAGCTGGTATGAAGATTGGCCGAATCGAGGACGTTACCCCCATCCCATCCGACTCTACCAGGAGAAAGGGTggtagaagaggtagaagacTCTAG
- a CDS encoding peptidyl-prolyl cis-trans isomerase D, with protein sequence MPNTITYFDITIGGSPAGRLTFELYDDVVPKTADNFKHLCLGDKTNSSGRKLAYEGSIFHRCIKSFMLQGGDFTNGNGTGGESIYGEKFEDEGFTLKHDKPMLLSMANAGPNTNGSQFFITTVPTPHLDGKHVVFGRVRSNKGLVRRIEALPTTSDKPHEEVKIASAGVLSAEDIAKEDEERKKAQEASGGEDIWEDYPQDEEGVDAEKADEALSVALKLKDVGTKEFKAGQFATALDKYQKALRYLDVHPVLPDDAPKAQVDGFRAARIPLLTNAALAALKCSPPAATLAMILTTRALAVDGLTQAEKGKALYRRALAEIQKKEDEEAEKDLKAALECVPGDAGVLKALKDVEQKRKERKEKERKAFSKMFG encoded by the exons ATGCccaacaccatcacctaTTTCGATATCACCATTGGAGGTTCGCCGGCTGGCAGACTGACTTTTGAGCTGTACGATGATGTTGTGcccaag ACCGCAGATAACTTCAAACATCTCTGTCTAGGGGACAAGACCAACTCGTCCGGTCGAAAACTCGCATACGAAGGATCGATTTTCCACAGATGTATCAAGAGCTTCATGCTTCAGGGAGGAGACTTTacgaatgggaatggaacGGGTGGTGAATCGATCTACGGCGAGAAG TTCGAGGACGAGGGGTTCACGTTGAAACACGACAAACCGATGTTACTTTCCATGGCTAATGCTGGACCTAACACTAATGGATCACAATTCTTCATTACTAC CGTCCCAACACCCCATCTCGACGGAAAACACGTGGTATTCGGACGAGTGCGATCCAACAAAGGTTTAGTACGACGGATCGAAGCTTTACCTACCACTTCTGATAAACCACATGAAGAGGTCAAGATTGCCTCTGCTGGTGTCTTGTCGGCTGAGGATATTGCgaaagaggacgaggaaaggaagaaggctcaGGAAGCTAGTGGTGGTGAAGATATCTGGGAG GACTACCCacaagatgaggaaggtgtagATGCCGAGAAGGCTGATGAGGCGTTGAGTGTGGCTttgaagttgaaagatgtcGGTACTAA AGAATTCAAAGCTGGACAATTCGCAACTGCTTTAGACAAATACCAAAAAGCCCTTAGATACCTCGATGTTCACCCGGTCTTACCGGATGATGCGCCCAAAGCCCAAGTCGATGGATTCAGAGCAGC TCGAATACCTCTATTGACCAATGCAGCACTTGCCGCCCTCAAATGTTCCCCCCCAGCCGCAACACTAGCCATGATCCTTACCACCCGAGCATTAGCCGTAGATGGCTTGACACAGGCTGAAAAAGGAAAGGCCCTATACCGACGAGCATTAGCTGAGATtcagaagaaggaggatgaagaggccGAGAAGGATTTGAAGGCTGCGTTGGAGTGTGTTCCTGGCGATGCGGGTGTGTTGAAGGCTTTGAAGGATGTTGAGCAGAAACgaaaggagaggaaggagaaggagaggaaggcgTTTTCAAAGATGTTTGGGTAG
- a CDS encoding nucleolar protein 58 gives MLVLAETSVGFVVFKLSNDAKIDSKDLWKEFETPEGANKALKVQAIQRFTSTASAVEDLAAIQDGRLTDSLSKFLVDVAGGSGEADGEKKKKKKKLEEMLVVSDPKLAGTINKTLSIPVLSDSSTQDLYRGIRQQLASLLGGVDQKDLNTMSLGLGHSLSRFKLKFSTDKVDTMVIQAIALLDDLDKEINIYSMRVKEWYGWHFPEMAKIIVDNLAYARVVKAMGFRTNASSTSFELILPEDLEATIKAAAELSMGTEISDSDMAHINSLCDQVISITEYRTQLSEYLRNRMQAIAPNLTALVGELVGARLISHAGSLMNLAKHPASTVQILGAEKALFRALKTKHDTPKYGLIYHASLIGQAPQKLKGKMARMVATKAALSIRVDALSDAESRSEATSAEVGITNRVKLESRLRALEHQAGIQSVRKVTSGVNGRSQPKFELTNNGSGSYNANTDNLPLDSVNGLLPTQPEPAIKKAVEAVLEVKEEKRAERAEEREGKKDKKKKRKSEAAGDVTMEDADETMVVGESKEERRARKEAKKAAKAAKKASEEGESDKKSKKRRADESEVGDSSVVVDGEKKKKKKKRDSEAA, from the exons ATGCTCGTCCTCGCCGAAACCTCAGTCGGTTTCGTAGTATTCAAACTCAGCAACGACGCCAAGATCGACTCCAAAGATTTATGGAAAGAATTCGAGACGCCAGAAGGAGCCAACAAAGC CCTCAAGGTTCAAGCCATCCAACGATTCACCTCTACAGCCTCTGCCGTTGAAGATCTCGCAGCGATCCAAGATGGTCGATTAACCGACTCGCTCTCCAAATTCTTGGTAGATGTTGCTGGTGGATCAGGTGAAGCcgatggagagaagaagaagaaaaagaagaagttggaggagatgTTGGTTGTCTCTGATCCTAAGCTTG CCGGAACAATCAACAAAACCCTCTCCATCCCCGTCCTATCCGATTCATCCACCCAAGATCTCTATCGAGGTATCAGACAGCAACTCGCCTCTTTGCTTGGTGGAGTTGACCAGAAAGACTTGAACACCATGTCCTTGGGTTTGGGTCACTCTTTATCTCGATTCAAGCTCAAATTCTCGACTGATAAAGTTGATACGATGGTTATTCAAGCTATTGCtttgttggatgatttggataaGGAAATTAACATTTACTCTATGAGGGTTAAG GAATGGTACGGATGGCATTTCCCCGAAATGGCCAAGATCATCGTCGATAACCTCGCGTACGCCAGAGTGGTAAAAGCCATGG GTTTCCGAACCAACGCCTCCTCGACCTCATTCGAACTGATCCTTCCAGAAGATCTCGAAGCCACCATCAAAGCCGCCGCCGAACTATCTATGGGTACCGAAATCTCCGATTCCGATATGGCCCACATCAACTCGTtatgtgatcaagtcatctccatcacaGAGTACCGAACTCAGCTGTCCGAATACCTAAGAAACCGAATGCAAGCTATCGCACCTAACCTTACTGCCCTTGTTGGTGAATTGGTAGGGGCAAGGTTGATCTCCCATGCTGGATCACTCATGAACCTGGCCAAACACCCTGCATCGACTGTCCAGATCCTCGGTGCTGAGAAGGCTTTGTTCAGAGCTTTGAAGACTAAGCATGATACTCCCAAATACGGATTGATCTACCAC GCCTCATTGATCGGTCAAGCACCTCAAAAGTTGAAGGGTAAAATGGCCCGAATGGTAGCTACCAAAGCTGCTCTCTCTATCCGTGTGGATGCCCTATCAGATGCCGAATCTCGATCAGAAGCCACATCAGCCGAAGTGGGAATAACGAACCGAGTGAAACTTGAATCCCGATTGAGGGCATTAGAACATCAAGCGGGTATTCAATCCGTGCGAAAAGTAACTTCGGGAGTTAACGGCAGATCTCAACCCAAGTTTGAATTGACGAATAACGGGTCTGGGTCGTACAATGCCAATACCGATAACCTACCTTTGGATAGTGTAAATGGATTGTTACCTACTCAACCTGAACCTGCTATTAAGAAGGCTGTGGAGGCTGTGTTGGAAGTTAAGGAGGAGAAACGGGCTGAGAGGgctgaagagagggagggaaagaaggataagaagaagaagagaaagtcCGAGGCTGCTGGGGACGTGACGATGGAGGATGCGGATGAGACTATGGTGGTTGGTGAGAgcaaggaggagagacgagCGAGGAAGGAAGCTAAGAAGGCT GCCAAGGCAGCTAAGAAAGCTTcagaggaaggagaatcaGATAAGAAATCGAAGAAACGACGAGCGGACGAATCGGAGGTTGGCGATTCGAGTGTGGTCGTTGATGgggagaagaaaaagaagaagaagaagagggattcaGAGGCTGCCTAG